From a single Anas acuta chromosome 30, bAnaAcu1.1, whole genome shotgun sequence genomic region:
- the LOC137846115 gene encoding uncharacterized protein isoform X2 → MMLRQVPWARLSPSGPAVLLLALCTGVITEDICSSQGFQVHGGNDQTPVLYLNASSAKEGEIVLLQCILDEQFPPTRVVFCKNGLEEFILKAQQGRLIYTLVLNITSRSAGTYTCGYQQRNKKNYVRNSALSAPQTLSVAGAGAGETTTDIHSSKAPHARIPHTFPTGTVLAVAAVGLVLLAAGSWFAIRKGEGEGEEGGKPEAVGVLLRDWCARKGGGGKPGCVRLGQTVPGGDGCGQPSWEGS, encoded by the exons ATGATGCTACGGCAGGtgccatgggcaaggctgtCTCCTTCTGGTCCtgccgtcctgctgctggccctct GTACTGGCGTGATCACCGaggacatctgcagctctcaAGGATTTCAGGTGCATGGAG GTAACGACCAGACTCCAGTCCTGTACCTCAATGCTTCCAGTGCCAAGGAGGGGGAAATAGTGCTGCTTCAATGTATCCTCGATGAGCAGTTTCCTCCTACACGAGTTGTCTTCTGCAAGAATGGGCTGGAGGAGTTCATCCTGaaagcccagcagggcaggctcaTCTACACTCTGGTCCTGAACATCACCTCCAGAAGTGCTGGGACGTACACGTGTGGGTACCAGCAGAGGAACAAGAAAAACTATGTGAGGAACTCTGCTCTCAGTGCTCCCCAGACCTTGTCTGTGGCAG GTGCAGGTGCTGGTGAGACCACCACTGATATCCACAGCTCCAAAG CTCCACATGCCCGGATCCCACACACCTTCCCCACAGGCACGGTGCTGGCAGTGGCGGCCGTCGGCCTcgtcctcctggctgcaggcagctggtttgccatcaggaaaggtgagggagagggagaagaaggagggaagCCTGAGGCTGTGGGGGTCCTGCTGCGGGACTGGTGCGCTAGGAAAGGCGGTGGGGGGAAACCTGGGTGTGTGCGGCTGGGCCAGACGGTGCCTGGGGGCgatggctgtgggcagcccagctgggaaggctcctga
- the LOC137846115 gene encoding uncharacterized protein isoform X4: protein MMLRQVPWARLSPSGPAVLLLALCTGVITEDICSSQGFQVHGGNDQTPVLYLNASSAKEGEIVLLQCILDEQFPPTRVVFCKNGLEEFILKAQQGRLIYTLVLNITSRSAGTYTCGYQQRNKKNYVRNSALSAPQTLSVAGAGETTTDIHSSKAPHARIPHTFPTGTVLAVAAVGLVLLAAGSWFAIRKGEGEGEEGGKPEAVGVLLRDWCARKGGGGKPGCVRLGQTVPGGDGCGQPSWEGS, encoded by the exons ATGATGCTACGGCAGGtgccatgggcaaggctgtCTCCTTCTGGTCCtgccgtcctgctgctggccctct GTACTGGCGTGATCACCGaggacatctgcagctctcaAGGATTTCAGGTGCATGGAG GTAACGACCAGACTCCAGTCCTGTACCTCAATGCTTCCAGTGCCAAGGAGGGGGAAATAGTGCTGCTTCAATGTATCCTCGATGAGCAGTTTCCTCCTACACGAGTTGTCTTCTGCAAGAATGGGCTGGAGGAGTTCATCCTGaaagcccagcagggcaggctcaTCTACACTCTGGTCCTGAACATCACCTCCAGAAGTGCTGGGACGTACACGTGTGGGTACCAGCAGAGGAACAAGAAAAACTATGTGAGGAACTCTGCTCTCAGTGCTCCCCAGACCTTGTCTGTGGCAG GTGCTGGTGAGACCACCACTGATATCCACAGCTCCAAAG CTCCACATGCCCGGATCCCACACACCTTCCCCACAGGCACGGTGCTGGCAGTGGCGGCCGTCGGCCTcgtcctcctggctgcaggcagctggtttgccatcaggaaaggtgagggagagggagaagaaggagggaagCCTGAGGCTGTGGGGGTCCTGCTGCGGGACTGGTGCGCTAGGAAAGGCGGTGGGGGGAAACCTGGGTGTGTGCGGCTGGGCCAGACGGTGCCTGGGGGCgatggctgtgggcagcccagctgggaaggctcctga
- the LOC137846115 gene encoding uncharacterized protein isoform X5: MMLRQVPWARLSPSGPAVLLLALCTGVITEDICSSQGFQVHGGNDQTPVLYLNASSAKEGEIVLLQCILDEQFPPTRVVFCKNGLEEFILKAQQGRLIYTLVLNITSRSAGTYTCGYQQRNKKNYVRNSALSAPQTLSVAAPHARIPHTFPTGTVLAVAAVGLVLLAAGSWFAIRKGEGEGEEGGKPEAVGVLLRDWCARKGGGGKPGCVRLGQTVPGGDGCGQPSWEGS, from the exons ATGATGCTACGGCAGGtgccatgggcaaggctgtCTCCTTCTGGTCCtgccgtcctgctgctggccctct GTACTGGCGTGATCACCGaggacatctgcagctctcaAGGATTTCAGGTGCATGGAG GTAACGACCAGACTCCAGTCCTGTACCTCAATGCTTCCAGTGCCAAGGAGGGGGAAATAGTGCTGCTTCAATGTATCCTCGATGAGCAGTTTCCTCCTACACGAGTTGTCTTCTGCAAGAATGGGCTGGAGGAGTTCATCCTGaaagcccagcagggcaggctcaTCTACACTCTGGTCCTGAACATCACCTCCAGAAGTGCTGGGACGTACACGTGTGGGTACCAGCAGAGGAACAAGAAAAACTATGTGAGGAACTCTGCTCTCAGTGCTCCCCAGACCTTGTCTGTGGCAG CTCCACATGCCCGGATCCCACACACCTTCCCCACAGGCACGGTGCTGGCAGTGGCGGCCGTCGGCCTcgtcctcctggctgcaggcagctggtttgccatcaggaaaggtgagggagagggagaagaaggagggaagCCTGAGGCTGTGGGGGTCCTGCTGCGGGACTGGTGCGCTAGGAAAGGCGGTGGGGGGAAACCTGGGTGTGTGCGGCTGGGCCAGACGGTGCCTGGGGGCgatggctgtgggcagcccagctgggaaggctcctga